The proteins below come from a single Pichia kudriavzevii chromosome 2, complete sequence genomic window:
- a CDS encoding uncharacterized protein (PKUD0B10570; similar to Saccharomyces cerevisiae YKL201C (MNN4) and YJR061W (YJR061W); ancestral locus Anc_1.509) gives MRYRLLLYRIRKKPFYAIAFVLVCLILTSFFHFDYFSVFDSEAIYQGLDFQNALSRMITPAEIFSSKVKQKSNGAELITSSLYKKLANTELSQLNWRFSNAFENSKIEGTSNYINMYKEMRQKKHIYDPRITLSVYLDMIKSQIKENSCEIPFSWEDWVDLSPLNAFLEEGTDVNCLQFLSSNSINLDYDYKSSDLSSKHLKISHCLDKSEYLLTENAKYRNEKLLPGFNFDQRIDEKSDFIGKVYNGKSYLLSYAPVPSYIYFWGDNGKYYRVKPYQSTSMMGNGMFESFIERSTYDGFDPVSVMSSLSDEYFIKNVNSFSEVLSSSGDSLLNIQEDKFIFDPQVQYKDLFSKADDKLSEQDIKFKNSLQYSMDIDPNSIDKHFKEVNIKFPTTYRGHKLTENGGHYDARFFSGFITEMPESEATFHSPEYIIKGKDAKKNEVDSPISRRTIILSHLLHTVLTAAFHNGLLMFPAHGSLLGWYFTSTSFPWDSDGDVQMPISDLVEFCHLFNNSMIVQNPRYGTAKVFIDCSSTLTHRGKENGSNNIDARVVDVDSGLFVDITGLSVSGESLTSAELKKLRRWVPNELLDTYPTNKRTTRKKNHWNPKAPKNLHKEEKPEEVIIDKIVEAEIFEIHKENHIYNCRNKHFYTLQQLSPLRLTLFEGAPTFVAANKESLRAQLITEYSSKSVERDAWEQYVFSKPLRMWLNADDIYQACQSILDTESSNLFSKGKFKPNNIKGSRVLKAYHKEEANIIATMIQNSAYEITKDPPLKIDEPKPLRLNLIEYLYYSRNYTSIHAKEMDMYYPGWEWSYPGVNDYANIPSSKKDLLNFMLEDHPPAKMSLFDYLVFAETEGELDI, from the coding sequence ATGAGATACAGGCTACTTCTATATAGGATTCGAAAGAAACCTTTTTATGCAATAGCCTTTGTCCTTGTTTGCTTGATACTAACgtctttttttcattttgattatttttcAGTATTTGATTCAGAAGCTATTTACCAGGGATTGGATTTTCAGAATGCGCTATCTAGAATGATAACACCTGCTGAAATATTCAGTTCTAAagtcaaacaaaaaagcaATGGTGCTGAACTAATTACTAGTTCTCTTTACAAAAAGCTTGCAAACACAGAACTATCTCAACTTAACTGGAGGTTTAGCAACGCATTTGAAAACAGTAAGATAGAGGGTACCTCGAACTATATCAATATGTACAAAGAAATGCgtcaaaaaaaacacatttATGACCCAAGGATAACGCTTTCTGTTTATTTGGACATGATTAAATCGCAGATTAAGGAAAATTCATGTGAGATTCCTTTTTCCTGGGAAGATTGGGTTGACCTGTCCCCGTTAAATGCCTTTTTAGAGGAAGGGACTGACGTAAACTGTTTACAGTTTTTAAGTTCtaattcaatcaatttgGATTATGATTATAAGTCAAGTGATTTGTCATCCAAACACCTTAAAATCTCACATTGCTTGGACAAATCTGAATACCTTCTAACAGAAAATGCGAAGTACAGAAACGAAAAATTGTTACCAGGGTTTAATTTTGATCAGAGAATCGATGAAAAATCTGATTTCATAGGTAAAGTCTACAATGGTAAATCATATTTACTCTCATATGCTCCAGTTCCATCAtacatttatttttgggGTGATAATGGGAAATATTATAGAGTTAAACCATACCAATCAACATCAATGATGGGGAATGGAATGTTTGAGAGTTTCATAGAAAGGTCTACCTATGATGGCTTTGATCCAGTATCCGTAATGTCTTCATTGAGTGATGAATACTTTATCAAAAACGTAAACAGTTTTTCTGAGGTACTTAGTTCATCAGGGGACTCGCTGCTAAATATCCAGGAGGAtaagtttatttttgatcCTCAAGTGCAGTACAAGGATTTATTCTCGAAGGCAGATGATAAACTAAGTGAACAAGATATTAAATTTAAAAACTCTCTTCAATATTCAATGGATATTGACCCCAATAGTATTGACAAACATTTCAAGGAGGTTAACATCAAGTTTCCCACAACTTATAGAGGCCATAAACTTACCGAAAATGGTGGTCATTACGATGCCCGATTTTTTTCCGGGTTTATAACAGAAATGCCTGAATCGGAGGCTACTTTCCATTCACCAGAGTATATTATCAAAGGTAAAGATGCTAAAAAAAACGAGGTTGACTCTCCAATCAGCCGAAGGACTATAATTTTATCCCATTTGTTACACACAGTACTTACTGCTGCATTTCACAATGGTTTGTTAATGTTTCCTGCTCATGGGTCATTGCTGGGATGGTATTTTACCTCTACTTCTTTCCCCTGGGATTCTGATGGGGATGTACAAATGCCCATATCTGACTTGGTAGAGTTCTGTCACCTATTCAATAATTCTATGATAGTCCAAAATCCCCGGTATGGTACTGCAAAAGTCTTCATTGATTGTTCTAGCACACTAACACACAGAGGCAAAGAGAATGGAAGTAATAATATTGATGCTAGAGTGGTTGACGTTGATTCTGGGttgtttgttgatattaCCGGGTTGAGTGTTTCTGGTGAATCTTTGACATCAGCAGAGCTAAAGAAGTTAAGAAGGTGGGTCCCGAATGAACTGCTCGATACTTACCCTACTAATAAAAGGACTACaaggaagaagaatcaCTGGAACCCCAAAGCTCCCAAGAACCTGCATAAAGAGGAGAAACCTGAAGAGGTAATTATCGACAAAATAGTTGAAGCTGAGATTTTTGAGATTCACAAGGAAAACCATATCTATAATTGCAGAAACAAACATTTTTATACTTTGCAGCAATTATCACCATTAAGGTTGACTTTGTTTGAAGGTGCACCTACTTTTGTTGCAGCCAATAAAGAGTCTCTCAGGGCACAACTCATCACCGAATATTCATCCAAGTCAGTTGAACGCGATGCATGGGAGCAATATGTTTTTTCCAAACCTCTTAGAATGTGGCTCAATGCTGATGACATATATCAGGCTTGCCAGTCAATTCTAGACACAGAAAGCTCGAATTTATTTAGCAAGGGTAAATTTAAGCCAAACAATATCAAGGGTTCTAGAGTACTGAAAGCTTATCACAAGGAGGAAGCAAATATAATCGCCACTATGATACAGAATTCGGCATACGAAATTACCAAGGATCCACCTCTCAAAATTGATGAGCCCAAGCCACTACGCCTTAATTTGATAGAGTATTTATATTATAGCAGGAACTACACTAGTATACATGCCAAAGAGATGGATATGTA